A genomic region of Pirellulales bacterium contains the following coding sequences:
- a CDS encoding pentapeptide repeat-containing protein, which yields MPRISALLEARALIEIRDKTTGDVLHEVEATKLAGADLSGCALRHAALNRTVLIKTNLHSSDLSEADLSFSTLSHANLRDAVLSRAQLMGASLIGANLTNAHLEGANLHNACLFQCELAKASLAGSRLTGADLAGARLDGANLSGARYDRFTRWPEGFDPKQHGANEIAR from the coding sequence ATGCCTCGAATTAGCGCTCTGTTGGAGGCCCGTGCTCTGATCGAGATTCGCGACAAGACGACCGGCGACGTGCTGCACGAGGTCGAGGCGACAAAGCTCGCCGGCGCCGACCTTTCGGGCTGCGCGCTGCGACACGCGGCGCTGAATCGCACCGTCCTGATCAAGACCAATTTACATAGCAGCGACTTGAGCGAGGCCGACCTGTCGTTCAGCACCTTGTCGCACGCAAATTTGCGCGATGCGGTGTTGTCACGGGCGCAATTGATGGGCGCATCGCTCATCGGCGCCAACCTGACGAACGCCCATCTGGAGGGGGCTAACCTGCACAACGCCTGCCTTTTCCAATGCGAGTTGGCAAAGGCTTCGCTGGCTGGCTCTCGATTGACCGGCGCCGACTTGGCCGGCGCACGGCTCGATGGCGCCAATCTATCGGGCGCTCGCTACGACCGGTTCACGCGCTGGCCGGAGGGATTCGATCCCAAGCAACACGGCGCCAATGAGATCGCTCGCTAG
- a CDS encoding NADH-quinone oxidoreductase subunit A — MTSVSIVAYLALFTTVGLLFLFVNLVVGWFLRPNAPNVEKLEVYECGEPTIGSSFVQFDLRFYVVALLFIIFDVEVAFFFPWATVYGKAVQLTNPHLDRVTQSAAGPALTPAASGLLAELGVRDPGANAPADSQALVGAGKSLTRTAFSDIAVFFAVLIVGFAYVWKRGDLDWVRAMTQGRGEERPTILSDPSAPRERPVTLVA; from the coding sequence ATGACTTCTGTGTCGATTGTCGCCTATCTGGCCCTATTCACCACGGTGGGCCTGCTGTTCCTGTTTGTAAACCTGGTGGTCGGTTGGTTCTTACGTCCTAATGCCCCCAATGTGGAAAAGCTGGAGGTGTACGAATGTGGCGAGCCGACCATTGGCTCCAGCTTCGTGCAGTTCGACCTTCGCTTCTACGTGGTCGCGCTTCTGTTCATCATCTTCGATGTGGAAGTTGCGTTCTTTTTTCCGTGGGCAACGGTGTACGGAAAGGCAGTTCAACTCACCAACCCCCATCTTGATCGCGTGACGCAATCCGCCGCCGGCCCCGCGCTTACCCCCGCCGCCTCAGGATTGCTCGCCGAGTTGGGAGTCCGTGATCCAGGCGCCAATGCGCCAGCCGATTCGCAAGCGTTGGTCGGCGCGGGAAAGAGCCTCACTCGCACTGCGTTTTCCGACATCGCCGTGTTCTTTGCCGTATTGATCGTCGGCTTTGCTTATGTTTGGAAGCGCGGCGATCTCGATTGGGTGCGGGCGATGACGCAAGGCCGAGGGGAAGAGCGCCCGACGATACTTTCCGATCCGAGCGCGCCGCGCGAGAGACCGGTAACGTTGGTCGCCTGA
- a CDS encoding NADH-quinone oxidoreductase subunit C: MSGQAFLDRLKQQFGDEITGANLEAIDPWIEVSPSGLVEVCLYLRDQADLKFEMLNCISAVDYFEPDPKKAAKATFAPHLEVVYHLWSFKGKVSLVLKVMLPRWQDDVPGQIPEVPSVSQIWPTADWHEREVYDLSGVRFVGHPGLRRILCPEDWVGHPLRKDYDMPLEYHGIRGR; the protein is encoded by the coding sequence ATGAGCGGACAGGCGTTTCTCGACCGGCTGAAGCAGCAGTTTGGCGATGAGATTACCGGCGCCAATCTGGAGGCGATTGATCCCTGGATCGAGGTGTCTCCCTCCGGCCTGGTCGAGGTTTGCCTCTATTTGCGAGATCAGGCCGATCTCAAGTTTGAGATGCTCAATTGCATTTCTGCTGTCGACTACTTCGAGCCAGATCCAAAGAAAGCCGCCAAGGCGACCTTCGCTCCGCATCTCGAGGTCGTGTATCACCTCTGGAGTTTCAAAGGCAAGGTCAGCCTTGTTCTCAAGGTGATGCTCCCGCGCTGGCAAGACGACGTGCCCGGCCAAATTCCAGAAGTGCCCAGTGTCAGTCAGATCTGGCCGACCGCCGACTGGCATGAGCGCGAGGTTTATGACTTGTCGGGCGTGCGGTTTGTGGGGCATCCTGGCCTGCGTCGCATCTTGTGTCCTGAGGATTGGGTGGGCCATCCTTTGCGCAAGGACTACGACATGCCGCTGGAATACCACGGGATTCGCGGTCGGTAA
- a CDS encoding NADH-quinone oxidoreductase subunit D (Catalyzes the transfer of electrons from NADH to quinone), whose translation MAVSHLEDQRIVEFDVRTDEMLVNMGPQHPSTHGVLRLVLRTDGEIVSEVTPHIGYLHRCAEKIGENLTPRQWIPYTDRMDYLAAMNMNLGWALTVEKLMKLELPDKARHLRVIITELNRIASHLVGMGAYGLDLGTFSPFLYAFRERERILDLFEEVCGARLTYSYLTVGGATHDLPTGWLRKCDEFLTQLLPVIDECHALLTTNAIFVRRTANIGVLSPEMAIAYGCTGPVIRGSGVDHDLRRDGEERYTEMYDGYAFEVIVQKGGHYPKDHDYPAVPSEAVLGDCWHRFYVRMLEVIQSVDLVRQAMDRYSTATGAFGVPVKLTEKLPKGEAYLETEAPRGQMGFYIVSDGTSIPWRVRARSSSFCNLSVTHELCRGCLIADVPAIVGSLDVVMGEIDR comes from the coding sequence ATGGCAGTCTCTCATCTGGAAGATCAGCGAATCGTCGAGTTTGATGTCCGCACCGACGAGATGCTCGTCAACATGGGGCCGCAGCATCCCAGCACGCACGGCGTGCTGAGACTGGTGCTGCGAACCGACGGCGAAATCGTCTCCGAGGTGACGCCTCATATCGGCTACCTGCATCGCTGCGCGGAGAAGATCGGCGAGAATCTCACTCCCAGGCAGTGGATTCCCTATACCGATCGCATGGATTACCTGGCCGCGATGAACATGAATCTCGGCTGGGCCCTGACGGTCGAAAAGCTCATGAAGCTCGAGCTGCCCGACAAGGCGCGGCATTTGCGCGTGATCATCACGGAATTGAACCGCATCGCCAGCCACTTGGTGGGCATGGGCGCCTACGGGCTCGACCTGGGAACGTTCAGCCCATTTTTGTACGCTTTTCGCGAGCGCGAGCGCATCCTCGATTTGTTTGAAGAGGTCTGCGGCGCGCGGTTGACTTACAGCTATCTCACCGTGGGCGGCGCCACCCACGACTTGCCAACCGGATGGCTGCGAAAGTGCGACGAATTTCTTACCCAACTACTTCCGGTAATTGACGAGTGTCACGCGCTGTTGACCACCAACGCGATCTTCGTTCGCCGCACGGCGAACATCGGCGTGCTGTCTCCCGAAATGGCGATCGCCTACGGCTGCACAGGCCCGGTGATCCGCGGCAGTGGCGTCGATCATGACCTGCGCCGTGATGGCGAAGAGCGCTACACCGAGATGTACGATGGCTACGCCTTTGAAGTCATTGTCCAAAAAGGTGGGCACTATCCCAAAGACCACGACTATCCGGCGGTGCCTAGCGAGGCCGTGCTCGGCGATTGCTGGCATCGGTTTTATGTGCGCATGCTCGAAGTGATTCAATCGGTCGATTTGGTGCGGCAAGCGATGGATCGCTATAGCACCGCCACAGGCGCCTTTGGCGTGCCGGTGAAATTGACCGAGAAACTCCCCAAGGGAGAGGCATATCTTGAGACCGAGGCGCCACGCGGTCAGATGGGCTTCTATATCGTTAGCGACGGAACCTCGATTCCGTGGCGCGTGCGCGCTCGCAGTAGTTCGTTCTGCAACCTCTCGGTAACTCACGAACTATGCCGTGGTTGCCTGATCGCCGATGTGCCCGCCATTGTCGGCTCGCTCGATGTGGTGATGGGCGAGATTGACCGCTAA
- the nuoH gene encoding NADH-quinone oxidoreductase subunit NuoH, with product MADFFANSVGLPWWLAYLVTGVIQTQLLLIVPFVGAMTFVWMERKISARIQDRLGPTRTGGKFGWLQLLADGIKLLNKEDLMPADADKLMFRVAPYISFTASYVALLALPFASGWAAQRMNVAIFFVLAVLGLEVFGVILGGYASASKWSLFGAMREAAQVVSYEVPLGMCVVVPVMIAGTMDLVAIADMQRGLFTNWFVFHDPFTFITFWVYFTCAVASVNRAPFDLAEAESELVAGFHTEYSGFRWLAFYMAEYGSMFTVSGLATILFFGGWNGPIPLVGWIDAEPDTFLHWFVNFLGFVNFVAKAVLGVTVMIWVRWTLPRLRIDQVMKTCLKYCTPIAAVMFLGATIWNGFLFPGGMPWQNVVLGTVREAELLEPAPVAAPASSQDHVAGGDRNSNRPLSIAARVAANAGSQLEGGK from the coding sequence GTGGCTGATTTCTTCGCCAATTCCGTGGGGTTGCCGTGGTGGCTGGCCTATCTGGTCACCGGCGTAATCCAAACGCAGTTATTGCTCATCGTGCCATTCGTGGGCGCGATGACCTTTGTTTGGATGGAGCGCAAAATCTCCGCCCGCATTCAGGATCGGTTGGGGCCGACCCGCACTGGTGGCAAGTTCGGCTGGCTTCAGCTACTTGCCGATGGCATCAAGCTACTGAACAAAGAAGACCTGATGCCCGCTGACGCGGACAAGCTGATGTTTCGCGTGGCGCCATACATCAGCTTCACCGCGTCCTATGTGGCCCTCCTGGCCTTGCCGTTCGCCTCCGGTTGGGCGGCTCAGCGGATGAATGTTGCGATCTTCTTTGTTCTGGCCGTGTTGGGCCTGGAGGTCTTTGGCGTCATCCTGGGCGGCTACGCTTCGGCCTCGAAATGGTCGCTATTCGGCGCCATGCGCGAAGCGGCGCAAGTCGTCAGCTATGAGGTGCCGCTTGGCATGTGCGTGGTCGTGCCGGTCATGATCGCTGGCACCATGGACTTGGTGGCCATCGCCGACATGCAGCGCGGTTTGTTCACCAACTGGTTTGTCTTTCACGACCCCTTCACATTCATCACCTTCTGGGTCTATTTCACCTGCGCGGTGGCTAGCGTCAATCGCGCTCCGTTCGACTTGGCCGAGGCAGAGAGCGAGCTTGTCGCCGGGTTTCATACGGAGTATTCCGGATTCCGCTGGCTGGCCTTCTATATGGCTGAGTACGGCTCGATGTTCACCGTCAGCGGTTTGGCCACGATTCTTTTCTTCGGCGGTTGGAATGGGCCCATTCCCTTGGTCGGCTGGATCGACGCCGAGCCGGACACGTTTCTGCACTGGTTCGTCAACTTCCTCGGTTTCGTCAACTTTGTCGCCAAGGCCGTGCTGGGCGTAACTGTGATGATCTGGGTTCGCTGGACCCTGCCGCGACTGCGCATCGATCAGGTGATGAAGACCTGCCTGAAATACTGCACTCCGATCGCGGCCGTCATGTTTTTGGGCGCCACGATTTGGAATGGCTTCTTGTTTCCCGGCGGAATGCCGTGGCAGAACGTGGTGCTTGGCACGGTGCGCGAAGCCGAATTGCTCGAACCGGCGCCCGTTGCCGCCCCTGCGTCATCGCAAGACCATGTGGCTGGCGGCGATCGCAATTCAAATCGGCCGTTGTCGATCGCCGCACGCGTTGCGGCCAATGCCGGCTCTCAACTCGAGGGAGGCAAGTAA
- a CDS encoding NADH-quinone oxidoreductase subunit J: MLAAIVWQSFFFLLFALVACAFGVAVVISSNIVRMAFYLILSLGATAGLFFLAGADFVGSMQLMIYVGGTLVLLVFGVMLTAQSPFISMKTRGGEWILAAIVGGSLFAVLVNRIVTVADWYGPAVATAAATQTAARPAAMRRNNQEPAEASPVVLRDARTATRLGMALSGPRVDRLDQPNPILRRGMSSYLLPFEIVSVHLLVVLVGAAYLARTKKRARGTLGET, encoded by the coding sequence ATGCTGGCCGCGATCGTTTGGCAATCGTTCTTCTTCCTGCTGTTCGCCTTGGTCGCTTGCGCCTTTGGCGTGGCGGTGGTCATCTCGTCCAATATCGTGCGGATGGCCTTTTATCTCATCTTGTCGCTTGGGGCCACCGCCGGCCTATTCTTTCTCGCGGGCGCCGATTTTGTCGGCTCCATGCAATTGATGATCTATGTCGGCGGCACTTTGGTGCTGTTGGTGTTTGGCGTCATGCTGACCGCGCAAAGCCCTTTCATTTCGATGAAAACTCGCGGTGGCGAGTGGATTCTGGCGGCAATTGTCGGTGGATCGCTGTTCGCGGTGCTTGTCAACCGCATTGTCACAGTTGCCGATTGGTACGGACCGGCGGTTGCGACAGCAGCAGCGACTCAGACTGCGGCGCGCCCAGCGGCCATGCGGCGCAACAATCAAGAGCCTGCGGAGGCTTCGCCTGTTGTCCTGCGCGACGCGCGCACAGCGACCCGACTTGGCATGGCATTGTCAGGGCCGCGTGTCGACCGGCTGGATCAGCCCAATCCGATCTTGCGCCGCGGCATGTCGAGCTATCTGCTGCCGTTCGAAATCGTATCGGTGCACTTGTTGGTTGTGTTGGTGGGCGCCGCCTATTTGGCCCGCACCAAGAAGCGTGCCCGTGGCACGCTGGGAGAAACCTAG
- the nuoK gene encoding NADH-quinone oxidoreductase subunit NuoK, with translation MDLLSQPVGTMHFLLVGAVLFVCGAVCMATKRNALGVLMGIELVLNGANINFVAFANDTFRADTSFALGLDGHLIALFVIVLAAAEAAVALAITLNYYNNHATIDVDHAEELKG, from the coding sequence ATGGACTTGCTCAGCCAACCTGTCGGGACCATGCACTTCTTGTTGGTCGGCGCCGTGCTGTTTGTCTGCGGCGCCGTGTGTATGGCCACCAAGCGCAACGCGCTCGGGGTGCTGATGGGCATCGAGTTGGTGCTTAACGGCGCCAACATCAACTTTGTCGCGTTCGCCAACGATACGTTCCGCGCCGACACCAGCTTCGCCTTGGGCTTGGACGGCCACTTGATCGCGCTCTTCGTCATCGTGCTGGCGGCGGCCGAAGCGGCGGTGGCCCTCGCGATCACCCTCAACTACTACAATAATCACGCCACGATCGACGTTGATCACGCGGAAGAGCTGAAGGGCTGA
- the nuoL gene encoding NADH-quinone oxidoreductase subunit L gives METLEHLLPLLLGAAWLLPLASFVIILFFGPRLGKAGVLAGYLATGAILTSFVLSFASLCLWLSHHPPHAPAVHHAAQRSESPALTNADVAAPVELANFAEEPAHESHPDAEHNDADQHAAKPPIYYGGSWYSLATFGPLVIEIGYYIDALTVCMFTMVTLIATCIHFFATGYMHEELHDVTDHEVTLANGHHLHRKGRFYRFFQYLSLFCFSMLGLVISGNVLMTFVFWELVGACSYFLIGFYIERHSASTAANKAFIVNRVGDFGMIIGLMALWGSLGTFSFGDHKTTEGLTPGLFSLVRPASMGLSQTIPDGMVKAGARYEIAAGVQPTATQINDWRSQKFGYGLLIVAGIGIFCGCVGKSAQFPLHVWLPDAMEGPTPVSALVHSATMVAAGVFLVGRFYPVFTPEVLLVIAYAGAITLFIAATIAITATDIKRVLAYSTISQLGYMMLGLGVGAWLAGLLHLFTHAFFKSLLFLCSGSVIHAVHTNDMREMGGLRKKMPFTAYTMLVGCMAIAGFGIPFIGAGIGFSGFYSKDAIIAQLAAFRNSNDGTGLNGLHAWLYYAAAGGAAMTAFYMFRLWYLTFAGKPRDHHKYEHAHESPPVMFVPLLVLAFFAITVAWTLPFTNLSLSNILEQARPVGAIDPGLVWNQLIHPDEHASHAGAAHIEASLVATATALLGFFLATMFYAVGALNPNEVRAQFPRIYRFLVNKWWFDELYDNLFVKPVHVVSRAVANFDKLVIDRLIDALARGIRTIATFDDLIDRYVVDGLVNIVAGWIYSFGLTIRGIQTGRLREYVMYIVIGTVALFVLASFALRYAVAG, from the coding sequence ATGGAAACTCTCGAGCACCTCCTGCCACTGCTGTTAGGCGCCGCTTGGCTGCTGCCGTTGGCGTCGTTCGTCATCATTCTGTTCTTTGGCCCCCGGCTCGGCAAAGCGGGTGTGTTGGCGGGCTATCTGGCCACCGGCGCCATTCTCACATCGTTTGTGCTCTCGTTTGCGTCGCTTTGTCTTTGGTTGTCACACCACCCACCGCATGCGCCGGCCGTTCACCATGCGGCGCAGCGGAGCGAGTCGCCGGCCTTGACGAATGCCGATGTGGCCGCGCCCGTAGAATTGGCCAACTTTGCCGAAGAACCGGCCCACGAGTCACATCCCGATGCGGAGCACAATGACGCTGACCAGCATGCCGCCAAGCCGCCAATCTACTATGGCGGCAGTTGGTACTCGCTCGCTACGTTTGGGCCGCTGGTGATCGAAATCGGCTACTACATCGACGCCTTGACCGTCTGCATGTTCACGATGGTCACGCTGATCGCCACGTGCATTCACTTCTTCGCCACGGGCTACATGCACGAAGAGTTGCACGACGTGACCGATCATGAGGTGACGCTGGCCAATGGACATCACCTGCATCGCAAAGGCCGCTTCTACCGCTTCTTCCAATACCTGTCGCTGTTCTGCTTCAGCATGTTGGGCCTGGTCATCTCGGGCAACGTGCTCATGACATTCGTATTTTGGGAGCTGGTCGGCGCCTGCTCCTACTTTCTGATCGGCTTCTATATCGAGCGCCACAGCGCATCGACCGCGGCCAACAAGGCCTTCATCGTTAATCGCGTTGGCGATTTCGGCATGATCATCGGTCTGATGGCGCTTTGGGGCAGCTTGGGCACCTTCTCGTTCGGCGATCACAAGACTACTGAAGGTCTGACGCCTGGCCTCTTTTCCTTGGTCCGGCCCGCGTCGATGGGCCTGTCGCAAACTATTCCCGATGGAATGGTCAAGGCGGGCGCGCGCTACGAAATCGCCGCTGGCGTCCAACCCACCGCTACGCAAATCAACGACTGGCGTTCGCAGAAATTTGGTTATGGTCTGCTGATCGTCGCTGGTATCGGCATCTTTTGCGGCTGCGTGGGCAAGAGCGCGCAGTTTCCGCTGCACGTCTGGTTGCCAGACGCCATGGAAGGCCCCACGCCGGTTTCCGCCTTGGTGCACTCGGCCACGATGGTCGCCGCGGGTGTTTTTCTCGTGGGGCGCTTCTATCCCGTCTTCACCCCCGAGGTTCTGCTGGTCATCGCGTATGCCGGCGCGATCACTCTGTTTATCGCGGCGACCATCGCTATCACCGCCACGGACATTAAACGTGTGCTGGCCTACTCCACTATCAGCCAACTCGGCTACATGATGTTGGGGCTCGGTGTTGGCGCTTGGCTCGCTGGCCTGCTGCACCTGTTTACGCACGCGTTCTTCAAGAGCCTGTTGTTTCTCTGCTCCGGATCTGTGATTCACGCTGTCCATACCAACGACATGCGCGAGATGGGGGGCTTGCGAAAAAAGATGCCCTTCACCGCCTACACCATGCTCGTTGGTTGCATGGCGATCGCTGGCTTCGGAATTCCCTTTATCGGCGCCGGCATCGGCTTCAGCGGTTTCTATTCCAAAGACGCAATCATCGCGCAGCTCGCCGCCTTCCGAAACTCCAACGACGGCACGGGCCTCAACGGCTTGCATGCGTGGTTGTACTACGCGGCCGCTGGCGGCGCCGCGATGACGGCTTTTTACATGTTCCGCTTGTGGTATCTGACCTTTGCTGGCAAGCCGCGCGATCACCACAAGTACGAGCACGCGCACGAATCGCCGCCGGTAATGTTTGTGCCGCTTTTGGTGCTGGCATTTTTCGCGATCACGGTCGCCTGGACGTTGCCATTCACCAATCTGAGCCTGTCCAACATCCTGGAGCAGGCGCGGCCCGTGGGAGCGATCGATCCGGGCTTGGTGTGGAATCAGTTGATTCATCCCGACGAGCATGCCTCGCACGCCGGCGCCGCGCATATCGAAGCTAGCCTCGTGGCCACCGCCACGGCGTTGTTAGGCTTCTTTCTGGCCACCATGTTCTATGCCGTGGGAGCGCTCAACCCCAACGAGGTCCGCGCGCAGTTTCCTCGCATCTACCGCTTCCTGGTCAATAAGTGGTGGTTCGACGAGTTGTACGACAATCTGTTCGTTAAACCGGTCCACGTTGTCTCTCGCGCGGTCGCCAATTTCGACAAACTCGTGATCGACCGCTTGATCGACGCGCTGGCGCGCGGAATTCGGACGATCGCCACCTTCGACGATCTCATCGACCGCTATGTGGTCGATGGACTGGTCAACATTGTGGCCGGGTGGATTTACTCATTCGGCCTGACGATTCGCGGAATACAAACCGGACGGCTCCGCGAATATGTGATGTATATCGTGATTGGCACGGTGGCCTTGTTCGTGCTGGCTAGCTTTGCCCTGCGCTACGCGGTCGCCGGATAG
- a CDS encoding NADH-quinone oxidoreductase subunit M, with protein MPTEFSPAGTLLSLIIFLPALATLPLMLFPREKPEAMKLFSLFITAVVFLITAWMAIPGGGNVDTLQFEIGQAGMQNVYSHSWIKTFNIYYLLGIDGISFPLIVLTTLISMLAMWASWPITKNVKAYCILFLLLETGMLGVFVSLDFFLFYIFWEVMLLPMYFLIGVWGGPRREYAAIKFFLYTLFGSVLMLIAILMLYFTSDISQLSREQLTAAHVAPAVIDMIEQANPEHPVHTFNILALSQLGQNTNLFSQELWLGKSLQWWAFILLFIGFIIKVPSVPLHTWLPDAHVEAPTPISMILAGVLLKLGGYGIIRICYPICPEAGYDLAWFVTGLGVLSMVYGAFAAMAQKDFKRLVAYSSVSHMGYVLLGLGVWSATAGNEFNPWYWAQGVNGAMYQMIAHGISSPGMFFIVGVIYERVHHRNLNEFGGLATRMPVYFGLSIVIFFAGLGLPGLCGFIGEVFVTLSAWKYSYLLAVISAAVVILTAGYILWTIQRVYLGAEYKGPHGEAITPITPREVAIVAPLCVLCVLLGVYPQAVFNYMEPSVNQQVAQLTDWTKINHPTDGVTVPDATTETAALSR; from the coding sequence ATGCCTACCGAATTCAGTCCCGCCGGCACTCTGCTCAGCCTGATCATTTTCTTGCCGGCATTGGCTACTTTGCCTTTGATGCTCTTCCCGCGCGAAAAGCCCGAGGCGATGAAGCTCTTTTCGTTGTTCATCACTGCCGTGGTTTTCTTGATTACGGCTTGGATGGCTATTCCCGGTGGCGGCAATGTCGACACGTTGCAGTTCGAAATCGGTCAAGCCGGCATGCAAAACGTCTATTCCCATTCGTGGATCAAGACGTTCAACATCTATTACCTGCTCGGCATCGATGGCATCAGCTTCCCGCTGATTGTCTTGACCACGCTCATCAGCATGCTCGCGATGTGGGCCAGTTGGCCCATCACAAAGAACGTGAAGGCGTATTGCATTCTGTTTCTGTTGCTTGAGACCGGCATGCTCGGCGTCTTCGTCTCGCTCGATTTCTTTTTGTTCTACATCTTCTGGGAAGTGATGCTCCTGCCGATGTACTTCCTGATAGGCGTGTGGGGCGGCCCGCGGCGGGAGTACGCGGCGATCAAGTTCTTTCTGTACACGCTGTTTGGCAGCGTGCTGATGCTGATCGCGATTCTCATGCTGTACTTCACGAGCGATATCAGTCAACTCTCGCGCGAGCAATTGACCGCCGCGCATGTGGCGCCTGCCGTGATCGACATGATCGAACAGGCTAATCCCGAGCATCCTGTCCACACGTTCAATATCTTGGCGCTGTCGCAGCTTGGCCAAAACACCAACTTGTTCAGCCAGGAACTCTGGCTCGGCAAGTCGCTGCAATGGTGGGCCTTTATCCTGCTGTTCATCGGCTTCATCATCAAAGTGCCGAGCGTGCCGCTGCACACCTGGCTTCCCGACGCGCACGTTGAGGCGCCGACCCCCATCTCCATGATCCTTGCCGGCGTGCTGCTCAAACTCGGCGGCTACGGTATTATCCGCATCTGCTACCCCATCTGCCCCGAAGCGGGCTACGATTTGGCTTGGTTTGTCACCGGACTCGGCGTGCTCAGCATGGTCTACGGCGCCTTTGCCGCCATGGCCCAAAAAGACTTTAAGCGTCTGGTCGCCTATAGCTCAGTAAGCCACATGGGCTACGTGTTGCTCGGTCTGGGAGTTTGGAGCGCCACCGCCGGCAACGAGTTCAATCCTTGGTATTGGGCGCAAGGCGTAAACGGCGCCATGTACCAGATGATCGCCCACGGCATCAGCTCGCCCGGCATGTTCTTCATCGTCGGCGTAATTTACGAACGCGTGCATCACCGCAATTTGAACGAATTTGGCGGGTTGGCCACGCGCATGCCCGTTTACTTTGGGTTGTCGATCGTCATCTTCTTCGCCGGTTTGGGATTGCCCGGCCTGTGCGGATTCATCGGCGAGGTGTTTGTGACCTTGTCGGCCTGGAAGTACAGCTACTTGCTGGCCGTGATTTCCGCCGCCGTGGTGATTCTCACCGCGGGTTACATTCTGTGGACCATTCAGCGCGTCTACCTGGGCGCCGAATACAAAGGCCCGCACGGCGAGGCGATCACCCCCATCACCCCGCGCGAAGTGGCGATCGTCGCGCCGCTGTGCGTGCTCTGCGTGTTGTTGGGCGTGTATCCGCAGGCCGTCTTCAACTACATGGAGCCGAGCGTGAACCAACAGGTGGCGCAGCTCACCGATTGGACCAAAATCAATCACCCGACCGATGGTGTGACCGTTCCCGACGCGACGACAGAAACCGCCGCGCTCTCGCGCTAG